The following coding sequences lie in one uncultured Bacteroides sp. genomic window:
- a CDS encoding RNA-binding protein, protein MNIYVGNLNYRVREADLQQIMEDYGTVASVKVIMDRETGKSKGFGFIEMPNDEEAAKAIAELNGAEFEGRALVVKEARPKF, encoded by the coding sequence ATGAACATTTACGTTGGAAATCTTAACTATCGTGTTAGGGAAGCAGACTTACAGCAAATTATGGAAGACTATGGTACAGTAGCTTCTGTAAAAGTTATCATGGATCGTGAAACAGGAAAATCAAAAGGATTCGGTTTTATAGAAATGCCTAATGACGAAGAAGCCGCAAAAGCTATCGCAGAACTTAATGGCGCAGAATTTGAAGGCCGCGCATTGGTTGTTAAAGAAGCAAGACCAAAATTCTAA
- a CDS encoding CPBP family intramembrane glutamic endopeptidase, whose protein sequence is MKKGTFEKSSGFTQVSLLALIFLFFALLCIILLRILMPLSSGMKEADVMRLTIFIQDLFIFILTPLIAQFLLWKEPTKKTLQLTVPDLPVLLWGIIAIASVSPLIDLLNTWNQGLHLPESMKSIEQWMIDSEKTAEVITNRLLNTDNWGSFTMNILIIAVMAGIGEEFMFRGVLQKILINWMRNTHLGILFAAIIFSAIHFQFFGFIPRMILGIVLGYLYVWSKSIWVPIIAHATNNALTVILTSNTFNKGNELIETVAKDQNNVRYTFVGTAIFAFSMWKIWKYYQVQAAIDEKNGS, encoded by the coding sequence ATGAAAAAAGGTACATTTGAAAAAAGCTCAGGATTCACCCAAGTTTCCCTGCTGGCGTTAATTTTCTTATTTTTCGCACTGTTATGCATAATACTTCTGAGAATACTAATGCCACTCAGTTCAGGAATGAAAGAAGCTGATGTCATGAGGCTTACGATTTTTATCCAGGATCTTTTTATATTTATTCTTACGCCATTGATTGCACAGTTTCTTCTTTGGAAAGAACCCACCAAAAAGACTTTGCAACTAACAGTTCCAGACCTCCCGGTTTTGCTTTGGGGAATAATAGCTATTGCTTCTGTAAGCCCCCTCATAGACCTCCTAAACACATGGAACCAAGGATTGCATCTGCCGGAATCAATGAAATCCATCGAACAATGGATGATTGATTCCGAAAAAACAGCAGAAGTAATCACTAACAGGTTGCTAAACACTGATAACTGGGGAAGCTTTACTATGAATATCCTGATTATCGCAGTAATGGCAGGTATCGGAGAAGAGTTTATGTTCAGGGGAGTTCTCCAGAAAATCCTGATTAACTGGATGCGTAATACTCATCTTGGGATACTCTTTGCTGCCATTATATTCAGCGCTATTCATTTTCAGTTTTTCGGATTTATTCCACGTATGATACTTGGGATAGTTCTGGGATATTTATATGTATGGAGTAAAAGCATCTGGGTACCTATAATAGCGCATGCTACAAATAATGCTTTGACGGTAATTCTCACATCAAATACATTTAATAAAGGGAACGAGCTTATTGAAACAGTAGCAAAGGATCAGAATAATGTTCGGTACACTTTTGTTGGGACTGCTATTTTCGCATTCAGCATGTGGAAAATATGGAAATATTATCAAGTTCAAGCAGCTATAGACGAAAAAAATGGCAGTTAA
- the lptB gene encoding LPS export ABC transporter ATP-binding protein encodes MVLRTENLVKKYGKRTVVSHVSIDVKQGEIVGLLGPNGAGKTTSFYMTVGLITPNEGRIFLDDLEITKYPVYKRAQNGIGYLAQEASVFRKLTVEDNIMSVLEMTKTSKEYKKEKLESLIAEFRLQKVRKNLGDQLSGGERRRTEIARCLAINPKFIMLDEPFAGVDPIAVEDIQHIVWKLKDRNIGILITDHNVQETLSITDRAYLLFEGKILFKGTPEELAENKIVREKYLSNSFVLRRKDFETKE; translated from the coding sequence ATGGTTCTTCGCACCGAAAATCTGGTAAAAAAGTACGGAAAGAGAACGGTGGTTAGTCATGTTTCGATTGATGTGAAGCAGGGGGAGATTGTAGGATTACTTGGTCCCAATGGCGCAGGTAAAACTACGTCATTCTATATGACTGTGGGATTGATAACTCCAAATGAGGGCCGAATCTTTCTTGATGATCTGGAAATTACCAAATATCCTGTTTATAAACGTGCACAGAATGGAATTGGATATCTGGCACAGGAAGCATCAGTGTTTCGCAAGTTAACTGTGGAGGATAATATTATGTCTGTATTGGAGATGACCAAGACTTCTAAGGAATATAAAAAAGAAAAACTGGAGAGCCTGATTGCTGAGTTCCGTTTGCAAAAGGTTCGTAAGAACCTTGGAGACCAGCTATCCGGAGGTGAACGCCGACGTACGGAAATAGCCCGTTGTCTGGCGATCAATCCTAAGTTTATTATGCTTGATGAACCATTTGCCGGAGTAGACCCGATAGCGGTTGAAGATATTCAACACATTGTATGGAAGCTCAAAGATAGGAATATTGGCATCTTAATTACTGACCATAATGTGCAGGAGACTTTAAGTATCACAGACCGTGCTTACTTATTATTTGAAGGAAAGATTCTGTTTAAGGGAACTCCTGAAGAGCTGGCAGAAAATAAAATTGTCCGTGAAAAATATCTTAGTAACAGTTTTGTGCTTCGCCGAAAGGATTTTGAAACAAAGGAATAA
- a CDS encoding ABC transporter permease has protein sequence MFKALRTVGRYIILMGRTFSRPESMRMYLKQLVKEVEQLGADSVGIVLLISFFIGAVITIQIKLNIESPWMPRWTVGYVTREIMLLEFSSSIMCLILAGKVGSNIASELGSMRVTQQIDALEIMGVNSASYLILPKIVALVVFIPILVTFSIFAGIIGAYTTCWFGGIMTATNLEFGLQYTFVEWYVWCGIIKSLFFAFIIASVSAFFGYTVEGGSIDVGKASTNSVVTSSALILFSDIILTKILNG, from the coding sequence ATGTTTAAAGCATTAAGAACTGTTGGGAGATATATCATACTAATGGGGCGAACTTTTTCACGTCCGGAAAGCATGAGAATGTACTTAAAACAATTGGTTAAAGAGGTGGAGCAACTAGGAGCTGACTCTGTGGGCATTGTATTACTAATTTCTTTCTTTATCGGCGCAGTAATTACAATTCAAATTAAATTAAATATTGAAAGCCCTTGGATGCCACGCTGGACAGTAGGGTATGTTACACGCGAAATTATGCTACTGGAGTTCTCTTCTTCAATTATGTGTCTAATTTTAGCAGGTAAAGTAGGATCAAACATTGCATCTGAACTAGGAAGCATGCGAGTAACCCAGCAAATTGATGCGCTTGAAATAATGGGAGTTAATTCTGCCAGCTATCTGATCTTACCAAAGATTGTGGCATTGGTAGTCTTTATCCCCATACTGGTAACCTTTAGCATATTTGCAGGAATTATCGGAGCTTATACCACTTGTTGGTTTGGTGGAATAATGACAGCCACAAATCTTGAATTCGGATTACAATATACGTTCGTGGAATGGTACGTATGGTGCGGCATTATAAAATCTCTCTTCTTTGCATTCATCATTGCATCAGTATCAGCATTCTTTGGATATACAGTTGAAGGAGGTTCTATCGATGTAGGCAAGGCTAGCACTAACTCTGTAGTAACCAGCAGCGCATTAATTCTATTCTCAGATATTATACTCACAAAAATTTTGAATGGATGA
- a CDS encoding ABC transporter ATP-binding protein: MIEVKSLYKSFDGRDVLKNINAVFENGKTNLIIGQSGSGKTVLMKCLVGLLTPEKGEVLYDNRNFVTMRKKEKKMLRSEMGMIFQSAALFDSLSVLDNVMFPLDMFSKDTLKERTRRAMFCLDRVNLKEAKSAFPGEISGGMQKRVAIARAIALNPQYLFCDEPNSGLDPKTSLLIDELIQDITKEYNMTTIINTHDMNSVMGIGEKIYYICEGNKEWEGTKDDIFTSSNKRLNDFIFASDFFRKVKEVEIQNLLDE, translated from the coding sequence ATGATAGAAGTTAAATCATTATATAAATCATTTGATGGCAGAGACGTTTTAAAAAATATAAATGCTGTTTTTGAAAACGGAAAAACAAATCTGATTATAGGACAAAGCGGCTCAGGAAAAACAGTACTTATGAAATGCCTTGTAGGCTTGCTCACTCCGGAAAAAGGAGAAGTGCTTTATGACAACCGTAATTTCGTAACCATGCGAAAAAAAGAAAAAAAAATGCTGAGAAGCGAGATGGGTATGATTTTTCAAAGTGCTGCTCTATTTGATTCGCTCTCTGTACTGGACAATGTAATGTTTCCTCTGGATATGTTTTCAAAAGATACACTGAAGGAACGCACCAGACGTGCAATGTTTTGTTTAGACCGTGTAAATCTGAAAGAAGCTAAATCTGCATTCCCTGGAGAAATAAGTGGAGGTATGCAAAAACGGGTTGCAATTGCCAGAGCGATAGCACTTAATCCACAATACCTGTTTTGCGATGAACCAAACTCCGGGCTCGACCCAAAAACGTCACTTCTTATTGATGAACTGATTCAAGACATCACTAAGGAGTATAATATGACTACCATTATTAACACTCACGACATGAACTCAGTTATGGGTATCGGAGAGAAGATTTATTATATTTGTGAGGGTAATAAAGAATGGGAAGGCACAAAAGATGACATTTTCACTTCTTCCAACAAACGATTAAATGATTTTATCTTTGCCTCTGACTTTTTCCGAAAAGTAAAAGAAGTAGAGATACAAAATTTATTAGATGAGTAA
- the der gene encoding ribosome biogenesis GTPase Der, with translation MGNLVAIVGRPNVGKSTLFNRLTKTRQAIVNDEAGTTRDRQYGKSEWLGREFSVVDTGGWVVNSDDIFEEEIRKQVLLAVDEADVILFVVDVMNGVTDLDMQVATILRRAKSPVILVANKTDNNDLQYNAPEFYRLGLGDPHCISSLSGSGTGDMLDVLVSKFNKEAEEILDDDIPRFAVVGRPNAGKSSIINAFIGVERNIVTEIAGTTRDSIYTRYEKFGFDFYLVDTAGIRKKGKVNEDLEYYSVIRSIRAIEGADICILMIDATRGVESQDLNIFSVIQKNSKGLVVVVNKWDLVENKTDKVMKEFENAIRSRFAPFVDFPIIFGSALTKQRIFKVLEEAKQVYENRSIKIPTARLNEEMLPLIEAYPPPATKGKYIKIKYVTQLPNTRVPSFVFFANLPQYIKDPYKRFLENKLRDKWNLTGTPINIFIRQK, from the coding sequence ATGGGAAATTTAGTGGCAATAGTAGGTCGTCCTAATGTGGGAAAATCTACGCTTTTTAATCGCTTGACCAAGACGCGTCAGGCTATCGTTAATGACGAAGCCGGAACCACTCGTGACCGTCAATATGGTAAGTCGGAATGGCTGGGACGTGAATTCTCTGTTGTTGATACCGGTGGATGGGTTGTCAACTCAGATGATATTTTTGAAGAAGAGATCCGCAAGCAGGTGTTGTTGGCTGTGGATGAAGCTGATGTTATTCTTTTCGTTGTAGATGTGATGAATGGAGTAACAGACCTCGATATGCAGGTAGCTACAATTCTTCGTCGTGCTAAGAGTCCAGTGATCTTAGTCGCAAATAAAACAGATAATAATGACCTTCAATATAATGCACCTGAATTTTATCGTCTTGGATTAGGAGATCCGCATTGTATTTCTTCTCTTTCAGGAAGTGGCACAGGAGATATGCTGGATGTTCTTGTCAGTAAGTTTAATAAAGAAGCGGAAGAAATCTTAGATGACGATATTCCTCGTTTTGCAGTTGTAGGTCGTCCTAATGCAGGAAAGTCTTCTATTATTAATGCGTTTATAGGTGTAGAAAGAAACATTGTAACTGAAATAGCGGGAACAACACGTGATTCTATTTATACGCGTTATGAGAAGTTTGGATTTGATTTCTACCTTGTTGATACAGCTGGTATAAGAAAAAAAGGAAAGGTTAATGAAGACCTGGAATACTACTCAGTTATACGTTCTATTCGTGCAATTGAAGGAGCTGATATCTGTATTTTAATGATAGATGCTACTCGTGGCGTTGAAAGTCAGGACTTGAATATTTTTTCAGTAATTCAGAAGAATTCAAAAGGCTTGGTTGTGGTTGTTAATAAATGGGATTTGGTAGAGAATAAAACGGATAAGGTAATGAAAGAGTTTGAGAATGCAATTCGCAGTCGCTTTGCTCCTTTTGTTGATTTTCCTATTATTTTCGGTTCAGCTCTTACGAAACAGCGTATTTTTAAAGTGCTGGAAGAGGCTAAACAAGTTTATGAAAACCGATCAATTAAGATTCCTACGGCCCGATTGAATGAAGAGATGCTTCCGCTAATTGAGGCATATCCACCACCTGCTACAAAAGGGAAATATATTAAGATAAAGTATGTGACTCAGTTGCCAAATACTCGCGTTCCTTCTTTTGTATTCTTTGCGAATTTACCGCAGTATATAAAAGATCCTTATAAGCGCTTTTTAGAGAATAAACTGCGTGATAAATGGAATCTGACAGGTACTCCAATAAATATTTTTATCAGACAAAAATAA
- the era gene encoding GTPase Era produces MHKAGFVNIVGNPNVGKSTLMNVLVGERISIATFKAQTTRHRIMGILNTDEMQIVFSDTPGVLKPNYKLQESMLNFSTSALSDADVLLYVTDVIETRDKHNEFIEKVRQQTFPVLVLINKIDLIDQQKLEALVEEWKELLPQAEIIPISAISKFNVDYVMRRIKEFLPDSPPYFDKDQWTDKPARFFVTEIIREKILLYYDKEIPYAVEVVVEQFKEEPKLIRINAVIYVERDSQKGIIIGKQGKALKKVATEARRSLEKFFGKSVFLETFVKVDKDWRSSDKELKNFGYQID; encoded by the coding sequence ATGCATAAAGCTGGATTTGTGAACATTGTAGGTAACCCTAATGTGGGAAAGTCTACATTGATGAATGTATTGGTTGGTGAACGAATCTCTATTGCGACTTTTAAGGCGCAAACTACCCGCCATCGTATTATGGGAATTCTGAATACTGACGAGATGCAGATTGTTTTTTCTGATACACCGGGTGTTTTGAAACCCAACTATAAATTGCAGGAATCAATGCTGAATTTTTCAACATCAGCATTATCAGATGCAGATGTTTTGCTTTATGTCACAGATGTTATTGAAACGCGAGATAAACATAATGAGTTTATTGAAAAGGTTCGTCAGCAAACATTCCCAGTTTTAGTACTTATAAATAAAATAGATCTGATTGATCAACAAAAGCTGGAAGCTTTAGTTGAAGAATGGAAAGAACTGCTTCCTCAGGCTGAAATTATTCCTATTTCTGCAATTTCGAAATTCAATGTTGATTACGTAATGCGTAGAATTAAAGAATTTCTGCCTGATTCTCCTCCATACTTTGATAAAGATCAATGGACGGATAAACCAGCCCGCTTCTTTGTAACCGAGATTATTCGTGAAAAGATATTGCTTTATTATGATAAAGAAATACCTTATGCAGTAGAAGTTGTGGTTGAACAATTTAAAGAAGAGCCAAAGTTGATACGTATCAATGCGGTTATTTATGTCGAACGGGATTCCCAAAAGGGCATCATTATCGGCAAACAAGGCAAGGCCTTGAAAAAGGTGGCAACGGAAGCGCGCCGTTCGTTGGAGAAATTCTTTGGTAAATCAGTATTTTTGGAAACCTTTGTAAAAGTAGACAAAGATTGGAGAAGTTCTGATAAAGAACTAAAGAATTTTGGCTACCAGATAGATTAG
- a CDS encoding beta-ketoacyl-ACP synthase III produces MEKINAVITGVGGYVPDYILNNDEISKMVDTNDEWIMTRIGVKERRILNEEGLGTSYMARKAAKQLMQKTGSNPDDIDLVIVATSTPDYHFPSTASILCDKLGLKNAFAFDLQAACSGFLYLMETAAAFIRSGRYKKIIIVGADKMSSMVNYTDRATCPIFGDGAAAFMVEPTTEDYGIMDSCLRTDGKGLPFLHMKAGGSVCPPSYFTVDNKMHYLYQEGRTVFKYAVSNMSDVTAYVAEKNNLTKDNIDWVVPHQANLRIIDAVANRLEVPIEKVMINIERYGNTSAGTLPLCIWDFEKKLKKGDNILFTAFGAGFTWGAVYVKWGYDGSEK; encoded by the coding sequence ATGGAAAAAATTAATGCAGTAATCACAGGCGTTGGTGGATATGTCCCAGATTATATCTTAAATAATGATGAGATATCAAAGATGGTAGATACCAATGATGAGTGGATTATGACACGCATAGGGGTCAAAGAACGTCGCATCCTGAATGAAGAAGGGTTGGGTACGTCCTATATGGCTCGCAAGGCAGCAAAACAGTTAATGCAAAAGACTGGTTCCAATCCAGATGATATTGATTTAGTTATTGTTGCTACGAGTACTCCAGATTATCATTTCCCATCAACAGCATCTATACTTTGTGATAAATTAGGGTTGAAAAATGCTTTTGCATTTGACCTTCAAGCTGCTTGCAGTGGCTTCCTCTATTTGATGGAAACTGCTGCTGCATTTATCCGTTCTGGAAGATATAAGAAAATTATTATTGTTGGTGCAGATAAGATGTCTTCAATGGTTAACTATACAGATAGAGCAACTTGTCCGATCTTCGGCGATGGTGCTGCTGCTTTTATGGTTGAGCCCACTACTGAAGATTATGGAATAATGGACTCTTGCTTGCGTACAGATGGTAAAGGTCTTCCTTTCCTACACATGAAAGCAGGTGGCTCAGTTTGTCCTCCGTCTTATTTTACAGTTGATAATAAAATGCACTACCTTTATCAGGAAGGACGTACTGTATTTAAATATGCAGTATCTAATATGTCTGATGTAACAGCTTATGTAGCTGAAAAAAATAATCTGACTAAAGATAATATTGATTGGGTTGTTCCCCATCAGGCAAATCTGCGCATTATTGATGCTGTTGCTAACCGTTTAGAAGTTCCAATAGAGAAAGTCATGATTAATATTGAGCGGTATGGTAATACAAGTGCTGGAACGTTGCCTCTTTGTATTTGGGATTTTGAGAAAAAATTGAAGAAGGGCGACAATATACTCTTCACTGCATTTGGTGCAGGTTTCACTTGGGGAGCTGTATATGTGAAGTGGGGTTATGATGGATCTGAAAAATAA
- the rpmF gene encoding 50S ribosomal protein L32: protein MAHPKRKQSKTRQAKRRTHDKAVAPTLAICPNCGEWHVYHTVCGACGYYRGKLAIEKEAAI from the coding sequence ATGGCACATCCTAAAAGAAAGCAATCAAAAACGAGACAAGCAAAGAGAAGAACTCATGATAAAGCTGTAGCTCCTACATTGGCAATTTGCCCAAACTGTGGCGAATGGCACGTTTATCACACAGTATGTGGAGCTTGCGGTTATTACAGAGGTAAGCTTGCTATTGAAAAAGAAGCTGCTATCTAA
- a CDS encoding DUF177 domain-containing protein, protein MGKFDKYKVDLKGMQEDSCKFEFVLDNVFFANIDGPEVQKGKVNVTLFVKRTAGTFELVFQTEGVVFVSCDRCLDEMDVPVVTTDKLFVKFGSDYAEENENVVVVPEEEGYINIAWFMYEFIALTIPMKHVHAPGKCNKGMVSKLNKHLRTTPDDNGGDEIDSSIEEEVEDVEDESSIDPRWNELKKILDNN, encoded by the coding sequence TTGGGAAAGTTCGATAAATATAAAGTTGATTTAAAAGGAATGCAAGAAGACTCATGTAAATTTGAGTTTGTTCTTGATAATGTATTCTTTGCAAATATTGACGGCCCTGAAGTTCAAAAAGGAAAAGTTAATGTTACTCTTTTCGTAAAAAGGACTGCAGGCACTTTTGAGCTGGTATTTCAAACGGAAGGCGTTGTGTTTGTCTCTTGTGATCGTTGCTTGGATGAAATGGATGTTCCTGTAGTAACTACAGATAAACTGTTTGTCAAGTTTGGCAGCGATTATGCGGAGGAAAACGAAAATGTGGTTGTTGTTCCTGAAGAAGAGGGATATATAAATATAGCTTGGTTTATGTATGAGTTTATTGCATTGACAATACCAATGAAGCATGTGCATGCTCCTGGGAAATGCAATAAAGGCATGGTTAGCAAATTAAATAAGCATCTTAGAACAACACCAGATGATAATGGTGGAGATGAAATAGATTCATCAATAGAAGAAGAAGTTGAGGACGTGGAAGATGAGTCTTCTATAGATCCTAGATGGAATGAATTAAAAAAAATATTAGATAATAATTAA
- a CDS encoding HAMP domain-containing sensor histidine kinase, with product MYIGDRIKQVKIVLVLIAIVIAFLSLVVSHLLIKDLSIEERTKMEVWSEAMRTFNNADEKADLTLVLKVLNGNNTIPVIVVDKKGNIQDYRNISVPSSNSESYLQDRVNHFGYNNHKIRIYLQSEVNTIKPDKIDYIDIYYDDSLMLKRLATYPYVQLGVVLVFVIIAVFAVLSSKKAEQNKVWVGLSKETAHQLGTPISSLMAWVEILKSRYTDDELISEMGNDVNRLQLIADRFSKIGSMPEPQPCELNLVLDNVIDYLSKRCSGKIMFVREYLNTPVSVKLNSSLFEWVIENLCKNSIDSMGGQGIVSISVKNNENRVFIDVSDTGKGISKSKYKTVFEPGYTTKKRGWGLGLSLAKRIVEEYHHGKIFVKHSELNKGTIFRIELKK from the coding sequence ATGTATATTGGAGATAGAATTAAACAAGTAAAAATAGTATTAGTGCTTATTGCTATTGTAATAGCCTTTTTGTCATTGGTCGTTTCTCATTTATTGATCAAAGATTTGTCTATTGAGGAAAGAACTAAAATGGAAGTCTGGTCTGAGGCCATGAGAACTTTTAATAATGCAGACGAGAAGGCAGATCTAACATTAGTACTTAAGGTATTGAATGGCAATAACACAATTCCAGTGATAGTAGTAGATAAAAAAGGGAATATACAAGATTATAGAAATATTTCAGTACCTTCATCAAATTCAGAGAGTTATTTACAGGATAGAGTCAATCATTTCGGCTATAATAATCACAAAATTAGAATATATCTACAATCAGAGGTAAATACAATTAAACCAGATAAAATAGACTATATAGATATTTATTATGATGATTCTTTAATGCTTAAACGGCTTGCAACATATCCATATGTTCAATTAGGAGTTGTTTTAGTTTTTGTTATAATTGCTGTTTTTGCAGTTCTGAGTTCTAAAAAGGCAGAGCAAAATAAAGTGTGGGTTGGTCTTTCGAAAGAAACTGCTCACCAATTAGGAACCCCGATCTCTTCTCTTATGGCTTGGGTGGAAATACTAAAATCAAGATATACTGATGATGAATTAATTTCTGAAATGGGTAATGATGTAAATCGGTTACAGCTTATAGCTGATCGCTTTTCTAAAATAGGTTCTATGCCCGAACCACAGCCATGTGAACTAAATTTAGTACTTGATAATGTTATTGACTATCTTTCAAAAAGATGCTCTGGAAAAATTATGTTTGTTCGGGAATATCTAAATACACCAGTCTCAGTTAAGCTGAACTCATCTCTTTTTGAATGGGTTATCGAAAATCTGTGTAAGAATTCTATTGATTCAATGGGGGGACAGGGAATTGTTTCTATATCAGTAAAGAACAATGAAAATAGAGTCTTTATTGATGTTTCAGATACAGGTAAGGGTATCTCTAAATCAAAATACAAAACAGTTTTTGAGCCTGGATATACAACGAAAAAGAGGGGCTGGGGATTAGGATTATCTTTAGCTAAAAGAATTGTTGAAGAATATCATCATGGGAAGATTTTTGTAAAACATTCCGAGCTAAACAAAGGTACAATTTTTAGAATTGAGCTTAAAAAATAA
- a CDS encoding DUF4372 domain-containing protein codes for MKYEGDKYVKYFTCWNQLLVMMFGQLSNRDNLRDLTNTITAHSSKIYHLGFGNKVSRSNLSNINERRGPKIFEDFAYRMIDIARKKDYQRF; via the coding sequence ATGAAATACGAAGGAGATAAATACGTGAAGTATTTCACTTGTTGGAATCAGTTGCTCGTTATGATGTTCGGGCAACTGTCCAATCGTGACAACCTTCGTGATTTGACTAATACGATTACAGCACACTCTAGTAAAATCTATCATCTTGGATTTGGAAATAAAGTTTCTAGAAGTAATCTTTCCAACATTAATGAAAGACGTGGACCGAAAATCTTTGAAGATTTTGCTTATCGGATGATAGACATCGCCCGAAAAAAGGATTACCAAAGATTTTGA
- a CDS encoding transposase has protein sequence MQIPTFIHITEAKVHDVNAMDVILYKTGAYYIFDRGYYDLKGLYHIDLIDVYFVIREKSRLN, from the coding sequence ATGCAAATTCCAACATTCATCCATATAACCGAAGCAAAAGTACATGATGTGAATGCCATGGACGTAATTCTTTATAAAACAGGAGCGTACTATATCTTTGACCGTGGCTATTATGATTTGAAAGGGCTTTATCATATTGATCTAATAGATGTCTACTTTGTCATACGAGAAAAGAGCAGACTGAATTAG
- a CDS encoding transposase, which produces MLYKYRWPVELFFKWIKQHFKIKYFWGTTESAVQIQIFTAITAYCMVSIVDHDLELHRSIYEVLRILSASLLDKTPIKGLFTKKRPIM; this is translated from the coding sequence TTGCTTTATAAATACCGTTGGCCGGTGGAACTTTTCTTTAAGTGGATTAAGCAGCACTTTAAAATCAAATACTTTTGGGGAACGACCGAGAGTGCTGTACAAATCCAAATATTTACTGCCATAACAGCATATTGCATGGTGTCAATTGTAGACCATGACCTCGAACTGCATAGAAGTATTTACGAAGTGTTGAGAATCTTGAGTGCTTCGTTGTTGGATAAGACTCCTATCAAGGGACTCTTTACCAAAAAAAGACCGATAATGTAG
- a CDS encoding transposase gives MHILLDLRGVIPVFIHLIDGSVHDVNVLDSLLIEPAAFYLMDKGYVDFYRLFNLIHIKRAFFVTRAKDNMAYQVEDNFEVDKDAGLISDQSIRLASVKSSKLYPDNVRLVVYGDYGTNNVYNFLTNNFELSVLTIAELYRER, from the coding sequence ATGCATATATTACTTGACCTTAGAGGGGTAATCCCTGTATTTATACATCTAATAGATGGCTCTGTTCATGATGTAAATGTTCTGGATTCATTACTGATAGAGCCTGCCGCTTTTTATTTGATGGATAAAGGCTATGTAGACTTCTACAGATTATTCAACCTTATCCATATAAAAAGAGCCTTCTTTGTAACCAGAGCTAAAGACAACATGGCTTACCAGGTTGAAGATAACTTTGAAGTGGACAAAGATGCAGGTCTAATAAGTGATCAATCTATTAGGTTAGCTAGTGTAAAGTCTTCCAAACTATATCCAGATAATGTCAGATTAGTAGTCTATGGCGACTATGGAACTAACAATGTTTACAACTTTCTAACCAATAACTTTGAATTGTCCGTTTTGACAATAGCAGAGTTATATAGGGAAAGATGA
- a CDS encoding DUF4372 domain-containing protein — protein sequence MNTGKTVFAQLMSFIPEYELKKCIDRYKGGYRVRNFTCREHFNAMSFVQLTGRESLRDIESYLIAFSSKLYHSGIKTQVSKSTLADANEKRDWRIYADFAQILIKKARSLYFKDNDFRLDIDNMVYAFDSSTINLCLSLFSWASFIIREELLRCIYYLTLEG from the coding sequence ATGAATACAGGAAAAACAGTATTTGCACAACTTATGTCATTTATACCAGAATACGAACTAAAGAAATGTATTGACAGGTATAAAGGAGGCTACCGAGTCAGAAATTTCACTTGCCGTGAACACTTCAATGCGATGAGCTTTGTTCAACTTACCGGCAGGGAAAGTCTTCGTGACATCGAATCATACCTTATAGCTTTTTCCTCTAAACTTTATCATTCGGGAATAAAAACTCAAGTATCCAAATCAACTTTAGCAGATGCTAACGAGAAAAGAGACTGGCGTATTTATGCCGACTTTGCTCAAATCCTTATCAAGAAGGCGCGTTCCTTGTATTTCAAAGACAACGACTTCAGACTAGATATAGACAACATGGTTTACGCATTTGATAGCAGTACCATAAACCTATGCTTAAGTCTGTTTTCATGGGCTAGTTTCATCATCAGAGAGGAGCTGTTAAGATGCATATATTACTTGACCTTAGAGGGGTAA